GCACGGCCTCGCGGCCAACCAGGTGCTCGCGGCCGAGATCGTGACCGCCGACGGCCGCCTGCGCCGCATCGACCCCGAGCACGACGCCGACCTGTTCTGGGCGATCCGCGGCGGCGGCGGCGACTTCGGCGTCGTCACCGCGCTCGAGTTCCGCCTCTTCCCGATCGCCGAGGTCGTGGCGGGCATGATGCTCTGGCCACTGGATGCCGCACCCGACGCGCTGCAGGCCTGGGCCGCATGGACCGGCGGGCTGCCCGACAGCGTCACCTCGACGGCTCGCGTCATGCGCCTGCCCGCCCTTCCGGAGCTGCCGCCGTTCCTGTCGGGTCGGTCGCTGCTCCTCGTCGAGGCCGTCTGCCAGGAGACGCCCGAGCGCGCCGACGAGCTGCTCGCCCCGCTGCGCGCCCTCTCGCCCGAGATGGACACCGTGCACCCGCAGCCCGTCGCGGAACTGCTGCAGCTGCACATGGACCCGCCGGAGCCCTCGCCCGGATTCGGCGACGGCATGATGCTCTCGGAGCTCTCGCCCGCGACCGTGCGCGCGTTCCTCGAGGCCGTCGGCCCCGGTGCCGACACCGCCCTGCTCGTGGCCGAGCTCCGTCACCTCGGCGGCGCGCTCGACCCCGACGCGGCCCTGGCACTCGCGGACGATCGCGGCGTGCCGGCCCCCGGCGCCATCGCGGGCTTCGAGGCGCAGTACCTCGTGTTCGCCGGCGGCATCCCGATGCCCGGCATCGGCGACGCGCTCGTGGCCTCGCTCGGGCGCCTGTTCTCGCGCATCGAGCCGTGGCGCGCCCCGGTCGAGTACCTGAACTTCGCCGAGCACGCCCGATCGGCCGAGCAGCTCTTCGGCGAGCGGGTGCACCGCCTGCGCGCGGTCAAGCTCGCCGTCGACGCCGAGGGGGTCATCCGCTCGAACCACCCGGTTCGGCGCTGACCCCGGCGACGCCTCCGGCTCGTCACCCTCCTTCACCTTTTCAGGACCACGTCGGCCATCCCTGCGATATGCAGCCATGACCGGTGTGGTCCTGAATTGGTTCCGGGGGCACCGCGCTCAGGGTCGATTCGGGGGATTCCCCCAGTGACGTCGATCGCACCTCGGAGTAACGTGTCGAGCCGGATGCGGGCCGGGGTGGACCGATCCCGAACGGATCGGGGGGACCGATGAGCCGGCTCGGCGACAGACTTGCGACCTTCGGCGGGGCGA
This genomic interval from Agromyces sp. Leaf222 contains the following:
- a CDS encoding FAD-binding oxidoreductase translates to MNTPLSGAASSAAVPAESVSSIVDSPIASTAPAAPAAPVAPVAPVAPVAPVVDLASARVRHELGVLASRLDGRLSVPGDPGWDADRAAWNLAVDQRPAAVVVAASTADAVETVRAAAAAGLGVAAQSTGHNASPLAAQADFDRVVLLRMHELRGVEIDAEALVARIEPGAQWGDVVAAAAPHGLAALAGSSHDVGVMGYTLGGGVSWLARSHGLAANQVLAAEIVTADGRLRRIDPEHDADLFWAIRGGGGDFGVVTALEFRLFPIAEVVAGMMLWPLDAAPDALQAWAAWTGGLPDSVTSTARVMRLPALPELPPFLSGRSLLLVEAVCQETPERADELLAPLRALSPEMDTVHPQPVAELLQLHMDPPEPSPGFGDGMMLSELSPATVRAFLEAVGPGADTALLVAELRHLGGALDPDAALALADDRGVPAPGAIAGFEAQYLVFAGGIPMPGIGDALVASLGRLFSRIEPWRAPVEYLNFAEHARSAEQLFGERVHRLRAVKLAVDAEGVIRSNHPVRR